A portion of the Lolium rigidum isolate FL_2022 chromosome 1, APGP_CSIRO_Lrig_0.1, whole genome shotgun sequence genome contains these proteins:
- the LOC124671279 gene encoding ABC transporter G family member 1-like isoform X2, translated as MYSVKVKQPMRSSTRALLDGISGEAREGEIMAVLGASGAGKSTLIDALADRIQRDSLRGAVTLNGDALDSRMLRVISAYVMQDDLLYPMLTVAETLMYSAEFRLPRSLSASKKRSRVEALIDQLDLRAAANTIIGDEGHRGVSGGERRRVSIGIDIIHDPIVLFLDEPTSGLDSTSAFMVVKVLQRIARSGSVVVMSVHQPSYRILALIDRLMILSRGRTVYYGPPAALRGFLSVFMGEPIPDGANPAELALDHIRELEGSQGGTEELVKFNRLWQEKTLSSRAVDGPWLSLKETIRLSIARGKLVSGTEVAAVAVLRTEVATYANPWWVEVWVLTRRGFTNTRRTPEVFLVRFGAVVATAFILATLFWRLDSTPTGVKERFSFFAIAMSTMFYTTADALPVFLIERYIFFRETAHNAYRRSSYAVSNAIVAFPPLIFLSLAFAASTFFAVGLAGGAEGFVFFVLIVLASFWAGSGFATFLSGVVPHVIIGYTVVVAGVSYFLLFSGFFMSRHRIPDYWMWFHYMSLLKYPYEAVMQNEFGADTGKCFMRGVQIFDGMPMGKLPVENQVSMLTTMSKSMGIHFNTTTCLTTGTDILAKQAIDQLGKWGCLWVTVAWGFLLRIFFYVTLVLGSNNKRR; from the exons ATGTACAGCGTCAAGGTCAAGCAGCCGATGAGGTCGTC GACACGCGCGCTGCTCGACGGAATCTCCGGTGAAGCGCGGGAGGGGGAGATCATGGCCGTGCTTGGCGCGAGCGGCGCCGGCAAGAGCACACTCATCGACGCGCTCGCTGACCGGATCCAGCGCGATAGCCTCCGCGGCGCCGTCACGCTCAACGGAGACGCCCTGGACAGCCGCATGCTCAGAGTCATCTCGGCGTACGTGATGCAGGACGATCTGCTCTACCCGATGCTCACCGTCGCCGAGACGCTCATGTACTCAGCGGAGTTTCGTCTCCCGCGCTCGCTCTCTGCGTCCAAAAAAAGGAGCCGCGTCGAGGCGCTCATCGACCAGCtcgacctccgcgccgccgccaacaccATCATCGGCGACGAGGGCCACCGCGGCGTGTCCGGTGGCGAGCGCCGGCGTGTATCCATCGgcatcgacatcatccacgaCCCCATCGTCCTATTCCTTGACGAGCCCACGTCTGGCCTCGATTCTACAAGCGCCTTCATGGTGGTGAAGGTGCTACAGCGCATCGCGCGGAGCGGCAGCGTTGTGGTCATGTCGGTCCACCAACCAAGCTACCGCATCCTCGCCCTCATTGACCGCCTCATGATCCTCTCCCGCGGTCGGACGGTCTACTACGGCCCGCCGGCCGCCCTGCGTGGGTTCCTCTCTGTGTTCATGGGCGAACCGATCCCTGACGGGGCGAACCCGGCCGAGTTGGCGCTCGATCACATACGCGAGCTGGAGGGCTCCCAGGGCGGGACCGAGGAGCTCGTCAAGTTTAACAGGTTGTGGCAAGAGAAGACTCTCTCGTCCCGTGCCGTGGACGGGCCTTGGCTGTCGCTCAAGGAGACCATCCGCTTGAGCATTGCCCGCGGCAAGCTGGTGTCCGGcacggaggtggcggcggtggcagtaCTCAGAACCGAAGTTGCCACTTACGCGAATCCGTGGTGGGTCGAGGTGTGGGTGCTGACGCGGCGAGGGTTCACCAATACCCGCCGCACGCCGGAGGTGTTCCTGGTCCGGTTCGGCGCCGTGGTAGCAACCGCTTTCATCCTGGCCACCCTTTTCTGGCGGCTCGACAGCACACCCACGGGCGTGAAGGAGCGATTCAGCTTCTTCGCCATCGCCATGTCCACCATGTTCTACACCACCGCCGACGCGCTCCCTGTGTTCCTCATCGAGCGCTACATCTTTTTCCGGGAGACAGCGCACAACGCGTACCGCCGATCCTCCTACGCCGTGTCTAACGCTATCGTAGCCTTCCCACCActcatcttcctctccctcgccttCGCAGCCAGCACCTTCTTTGCCGTAGGGTTGGCCGGTGGAGCCGAGGGCTTTGTTTTCTTCGTCCTCATTGTGCTCGCCTCCTTCTGGGCGGGGAGCGGCTTCGCCACGTTCCTGTCCGGCGTGGTGCCGCACGTCATCATTGGGTACACCGTGGTGGTGGCCGGGGTGTCCTACTTCCTGCTCTTCAGCGGCTTCTTCATGAGCCGCCACCGCATCCCCGACTACTGGATGTGGTTCCACTACATGTCGCTGCTCAAGTACCCGTATGAGGCAGTGATGCAGAACGAGTTCGGCGCCGACACAGGCAAGTGCTTCATGCGAGGGGTGCAGATATTCGACGGGATGCCCATGGGGAAGCTGCCGGTGGAGAACCAGGTGAGCATGCTCACCACGATGAGCAAGTCCATGGGGATCCACTTCAACACCACAACCTGCCTCACCACGGGGACGGACATACTGGCCAAGCAGGCCATTGACCAACTCGGCAAGTGGGGCTGCTTGTGGGTTACTGTCGCGTGGGGTTTTCTCTTACGGATCTTCTTCTATGTTACGCTCGTGCTCGGCAGCAACAACAAACGAAGGTGA
- the LOC124671279 gene encoding ABC transporter G family member 1-like isoform X1: MYSVKVKQPMRSSFSRRRDHDVEAAHSHGEGVRTRALLDGISGEAREGEIMAVLGASGAGKSTLIDALADRIQRDSLRGAVTLNGDALDSRMLRVISAYVMQDDLLYPMLTVAETLMYSAEFRLPRSLSASKKRSRVEALIDQLDLRAAANTIIGDEGHRGVSGGERRRVSIGIDIIHDPIVLFLDEPTSGLDSTSAFMVVKVLQRIARSGSVVVMSVHQPSYRILALIDRLMILSRGRTVYYGPPAALRGFLSVFMGEPIPDGANPAELALDHIRELEGSQGGTEELVKFNRLWQEKTLSSRAVDGPWLSLKETIRLSIARGKLVSGTEVAAVAVLRTEVATYANPWWVEVWVLTRRGFTNTRRTPEVFLVRFGAVVATAFILATLFWRLDSTPTGVKERFSFFAIAMSTMFYTTADALPVFLIERYIFFRETAHNAYRRSSYAVSNAIVAFPPLIFLSLAFAASTFFAVGLAGGAEGFVFFVLIVLASFWAGSGFATFLSGVVPHVIIGYTVVVAGVSYFLLFSGFFMSRHRIPDYWMWFHYMSLLKYPYEAVMQNEFGADTGKCFMRGVQIFDGMPMGKLPVENQVSMLTTMSKSMGIHFNTTTCLTTGTDILAKQAIDQLGKWGCLWVTVAWGFLLRIFFYVTLVLGSNNKRR, translated from the coding sequence ATGTACAGCGTCAAGGTCAAGCAGCCGATGAGGTCGTCGTTCAGCCGGAGACGCGACCACGACGTCGAAGCGGCACATAGTCACGGCGAGGGCGTGAGGACACGCGCGCTGCTCGACGGAATCTCCGGTGAAGCGCGGGAGGGGGAGATCATGGCCGTGCTTGGCGCGAGCGGCGCCGGCAAGAGCACACTCATCGACGCGCTCGCTGACCGGATCCAGCGCGATAGCCTCCGCGGCGCCGTCACGCTCAACGGAGACGCCCTGGACAGCCGCATGCTCAGAGTCATCTCGGCGTACGTGATGCAGGACGATCTGCTCTACCCGATGCTCACCGTCGCCGAGACGCTCATGTACTCAGCGGAGTTTCGTCTCCCGCGCTCGCTCTCTGCGTCCAAAAAAAGGAGCCGCGTCGAGGCGCTCATCGACCAGCtcgacctccgcgccgccgccaacaccATCATCGGCGACGAGGGCCACCGCGGCGTGTCCGGTGGCGAGCGCCGGCGTGTATCCATCGgcatcgacatcatccacgaCCCCATCGTCCTATTCCTTGACGAGCCCACGTCTGGCCTCGATTCTACAAGCGCCTTCATGGTGGTGAAGGTGCTACAGCGCATCGCGCGGAGCGGCAGCGTTGTGGTCATGTCGGTCCACCAACCAAGCTACCGCATCCTCGCCCTCATTGACCGCCTCATGATCCTCTCCCGCGGTCGGACGGTCTACTACGGCCCGCCGGCCGCCCTGCGTGGGTTCCTCTCTGTGTTCATGGGCGAACCGATCCCTGACGGGGCGAACCCGGCCGAGTTGGCGCTCGATCACATACGCGAGCTGGAGGGCTCCCAGGGCGGGACCGAGGAGCTCGTCAAGTTTAACAGGTTGTGGCAAGAGAAGACTCTCTCGTCCCGTGCCGTGGACGGGCCTTGGCTGTCGCTCAAGGAGACCATCCGCTTGAGCATTGCCCGCGGCAAGCTGGTGTCCGGcacggaggtggcggcggtggcagtaCTCAGAACCGAAGTTGCCACTTACGCGAATCCGTGGTGGGTCGAGGTGTGGGTGCTGACGCGGCGAGGGTTCACCAATACCCGCCGCACGCCGGAGGTGTTCCTGGTCCGGTTCGGCGCCGTGGTAGCAACCGCTTTCATCCTGGCCACCCTTTTCTGGCGGCTCGACAGCACACCCACGGGCGTGAAGGAGCGATTCAGCTTCTTCGCCATCGCCATGTCCACCATGTTCTACACCACCGCCGACGCGCTCCCTGTGTTCCTCATCGAGCGCTACATCTTTTTCCGGGAGACAGCGCACAACGCGTACCGCCGATCCTCCTACGCCGTGTCTAACGCTATCGTAGCCTTCCCACCActcatcttcctctccctcgccttCGCAGCCAGCACCTTCTTTGCCGTAGGGTTGGCCGGTGGAGCCGAGGGCTTTGTTTTCTTCGTCCTCATTGTGCTCGCCTCCTTCTGGGCGGGGAGCGGCTTCGCCACGTTCCTGTCCGGCGTGGTGCCGCACGTCATCATTGGGTACACCGTGGTGGTGGCCGGGGTGTCCTACTTCCTGCTCTTCAGCGGCTTCTTCATGAGCCGCCACCGCATCCCCGACTACTGGATGTGGTTCCACTACATGTCGCTGCTCAAGTACCCGTATGAGGCAGTGATGCAGAACGAGTTCGGCGCCGACACAGGCAAGTGCTTCATGCGAGGGGTGCAGATATTCGACGGGATGCCCATGGGGAAGCTGCCGGTGGAGAACCAGGTGAGCATGCTCACCACGATGAGCAAGTCCATGGGGATCCACTTCAACACCACAACCTGCCTCACCACGGGGACGGACATACTGGCCAAGCAGGCCATTGACCAACTCGGCAAGTGGGGCTGCTTGTGGGTTACTGTCGCGTGGGGTTTTCTCTTACGGATCTTCTTCTATGTTACGCTCGTGCTCGGCAGCAACAACAAACGAAGGTGA
- the LOC124671296 gene encoding ABC transporter G family member 5-like, with product MLLDGISGEAREGEIMAMLGASGAGKSTLIDALANRIQPGSLRGAVTLNGDAIDSRLLRVISAYVMQDDLLYPMLTVAETLMYSAEFRLPRSLTASKKRSRVEALIDQLGLRAAANTIIGDEGRRGVSGGERRRVSIGIDIIHDPIILFLDEPTSGLDSTSAFMVVKVLQRIARSGSVVVMSIHQPSYRILGLLDRLLLLSRGRTVYYGPPAALPRFLSEFMGEPIPEGANPAEFALDHIRELEGSQDGTEELVKFNMLWQEKPLGSKASLSLKEAVGLSIARGKLVSGAVATSAAAATPREREVATYANPWWVEVRVLMRRGFTNTRRTPELFLWRLGAVLVTAFILATLFWRLDETQKGAEERLSFFLIGISTMFFTSADALPVFVRDRDIFLRETAHNAYRRSSYTLSNAIVCFPSIVLLSLAFAAITFFAVGLAGGGEGFVFFVLIVLACFWAGSGFVTFLSGVIPHVILGYTVAVALLASFMRFSGFYITRDHIPDYWIWFHYISLIKYPYEAVMQNEFGADPGKCFVRGAQMFEGTPLAELSVEYIRANFNTTSCITTGADILTKQAVDQLGQWGCLWATLAWGFLFRIFFYLTLVVGSNNKRS from the coding sequence ATGCTGCTCGATGGCATCTCCGGGGAGGCGAGGGAAGGAGAGATCATGGCCATGCTCGGGGCGAGCGGTGCCGGCAAAAGCACGCTCATCGATGCGCTTGCTAACCGGATCCAGCCAGGGAGCCTCCGCGGCGCCGTCACACTCAACGGGGACGCCATCGACAGCCGCCTGCTCAGAGTCATCTCGGCGTACGTGATGCAGGACGATCTGCTCTACCCGATGCTCACCGTCGCCGAGACGCTCATGTACTCAGCGGAGTTTCGTCTACCGCGCTCGCTCACTGCGTCCAAAAAAAGGAGCCGCGTCGAGGCGCTCATTGACCAGCTGGGCCTGCGCGCCGCGGCCAACACCATCATCGGTGACGAGGGCCGCCGCGGTGTGTCCGGTGGCGAGCGCCGGCGTGTGTCCATCGgcatcgacatcatccacgaCCCCATCATCTTGTTCCTGGACGAGCCCACGTCCGGGCTCGATTCTACAAGCGCCTTCATGGTGGTGAAGGTTCTGCAGCGCATCGCGCGGAGCGGCAGCGTTGTGGTCATGTCCATCCACCAGCCGAGCTACCGCATCCTCGGCCTCCTTGACCGTCTCTTGCTCCTCTCCCGCGGTCGGACGGTGTACTACGGCCCGCCGGCCGCCCTGCCCCGGTTCCTCTCTGAGTTCATGGGCGAACCGATCCCTGAGGGGGCGAACCCGGCCGAGTTCGCGCTAGACCACATACGCGAGCTGGAAGGTTCCCAGGACGGGACCGAGGAGCTCGTCAAGTTTAACATGTTGTGGCAAGAGAAGCCGCTCGGCAGCAAGGCGTCTCTGTCGCTCAAGGAGGCCGTCGGATTGAGCATCGCCCGCGGCAAGCTGGTGTCCGGCGCGGTCGCCACCAGCGCCGCTGCTGCCACGCCAAGGGAGCGGGAGGTGGCGACATACGCGAACCCGTGGTGGGTGGAGGTGCGGGTGCTGATGCGGCGAGGATTCACCAACACTCGGCGCACGCCGGAGCTTTTCCTTTGGCGGCTGGGCGCGGTGCTAGTGACCGCCTTCATCCTGGCCACCCTTTTCTGGAGGCTAGACGAGACGCAGAAGGGCGCGGAGGAGCGGTTGAGCTTCTTCCTCATCGGCATCTCCACTATGTTCTTCACCAGCGCTGACGCGCTCCCTGTGTTCGTCAGGGACCGCGACATCTTCCTCCGGGAGACCGCCCACAACGCGTACCGCCGGTCGTCTTACACCCTGTCCAACGCCATCGTATGTTTCCCGTCGATAGTCTTGCTCTCACTGGCCTTCGCGGCCATCACCTTCTTCGCCGTGGGCTTGGCCGGTGGTGGCGAGGGCTTTGTTTTCTTCGTGCTCATCGTGTTGGCCTGCTTCTGGGCGGGTAGCGGGTTCGTGACATTCCTGTCCGGCGTGATCCCGCATGTGATCCTTGGGTACACCGTAGCGGTGGCCCTCCTGGCCAGCTTCATGCGCTTCAGCGGCTTCTACATCACGCGCGACCACATCCCAGATTACTGGATATGGTTCCACTACATTTCGCTGATCAAGTACCCGTACGAGGCGGTGATGCAGAACGAGTTTGGCGCCGACCCAGGCAAGTGCTTCGTGCGAGGGGCGCAGATGTTCGAGGGGACGCCCCTGGCCGAACTGTCGGTGGAGTACATCCGGGCCAACTTCAACACCACATCCTGCATCACCACAGGGGCGGACATACTCACCAAGCAGGCCGTGGACCAACTCGGCCAGTGGGGCTGCCTATGGGCTACTCTCGCGTGGGGGTTTCTCTTTCGGATCTTCTTCTACCTCACGCTCGTGGTCGGCAGCAACAACAAACGAAGCTAA